CGCCCCGATGTGCTGGAGTGCGCAGGCGGACACCGTGGCCGGCGGGGTGGTGGTGGTCGTCGGCGTGGCCTGTCTGGTCCGTGTCCACCGGGCCGGGCGGCCCGAGCGCCTGCTCCTCGCCGCCGTCCCGCTGGTGCTGGGACTGCACCAGCTGATCGAGGCCCTGGTGTGGCTCGGTACGGACGGCGGGCTGTCCGCCGCCCCGGCTGCGGCGGCCCGTACGGCCTGGGCGGTGATCGCTCTGCCGCTGCTGCCCGTCCTGGTCCCGGCCGGGGTGTGGTCCGCGAGCGCCGGGCCGCGCCGCCGCCTGCTCGCAGCGTTCACCCTGCTCGGCGCGGGCGTCGCCGTTCCTTTCGCGGTGGCCGTCGCCGCCCGTCCGGTGGCCGCCGCCGTTCACGGCC
The genomic region above belongs to Streptomyces sp. 1331.2 and contains:
- a CDS encoding DUF6629 family protein, with amino-acid sequence MCWSAQADTVAGGVVVVVGVACLVRVHRAGRPERLLLAAVPLVLGLHQLIEALVWLGTDGGLSAAPAAAARTAWAVIALPLLPVLVPAGVWSASAGPRRRLLAAFTLLGAGVAVPFAVAVAARPVAAAVHGHTLGYAVGIPHPAALTAGYFLATVGSLLASGDRLLRRLGLVIGAGAVVCALLWRLAFASTWCALAALAALLLLRWAGHSPDAEPGRRITHPAP